One window of Myxococcus xanthus genomic DNA carries:
- a CDS encoding phospholipase D-like domain-containing protein, whose amino-acid sequence MKLAWLVPVVLIAAGCPAPNHRHDLRLRALPGTSPEARSLAFFQSLGVALVPGHRVELVENGFIFDAIEEEILAARTSIHIISYIWRPGEPSDRLVRALAARRPGVACRVLVDPLGSVNFEAVIPALAASGCDARYFRPIQGDFVALDAVRLRARNHRKMVVRDGEVGITGGWGIWKSWMGNAQSAESWRDMNIRVEGPAVREMQVAFAQNWQEAGGDFLPATDFPEPRYAGDARAGFVASTDNRFLSDARRMTLLTIAAAQERLWIANSYFIPSDAISDMLLEKVKQGVDVRVLVPGRHHDVGPVNAAQRASYARLLEGGVRIWEYELSMMHSKTMLVDDSLSVVGSTNMDPLALTTLEECSVVVEDVALAAQLAASFEKDLRHSREIHWSGWKRRGLLQKLGERLPWFIGSFL is encoded by the coding sequence TGCGCCTGCGCGCGTTGCCGGGGACCAGTCCGGAGGCGCGCTCGCTCGCGTTCTTCCAGTCATTGGGCGTGGCGCTGGTGCCAGGGCACCGCGTGGAGTTGGTGGAGAACGGCTTCATCTTCGACGCCATCGAGGAGGAGATTCTCGCCGCGCGCACCAGCATCCACATCATCAGCTACATCTGGCGCCCCGGTGAGCCGTCGGACCGGCTGGTGCGGGCGCTGGCGGCGCGGCGGCCCGGGGTGGCGTGCCGCGTGCTCGTGGACCCATTGGGCAGCGTCAACTTCGAGGCGGTGATTCCCGCGCTGGCGGCCAGCGGCTGTGACGCGCGCTACTTCCGGCCCATCCAAGGTGACTTCGTGGCCTTGGACGCGGTTCGCCTGAGGGCGCGGAACCACCGGAAGATGGTGGTGAGGGATGGCGAGGTGGGCATCACCGGCGGCTGGGGCATCTGGAAGAGCTGGATGGGGAATGCGCAGAGCGCGGAGTCCTGGCGCGACATGAACATCCGCGTGGAGGGCCCGGCCGTGCGAGAGATGCAGGTCGCCTTCGCGCAGAACTGGCAGGAGGCGGGTGGAGACTTCCTGCCGGCGACGGACTTCCCGGAGCCTCGCTACGCGGGGGATGCGCGCGCCGGCTTCGTGGCCAGCACGGACAACCGCTTCCTGTCGGACGCGCGGCGGATGACGCTGCTCACCATCGCGGCGGCGCAGGAGCGGCTCTGGATTGCGAACTCCTACTTCATTCCCTCCGACGCCATCAGTGACATGCTGCTGGAGAAGGTGAAGCAAGGCGTGGACGTGCGGGTGCTGGTGCCCGGGCGGCACCATGACGTCGGGCCCGTGAACGCGGCGCAGCGGGCGTCCTATGCGCGCTTGCTGGAGGGCGGCGTGCGCATCTGGGAGTACGAGCTGTCGATGATGCATTCCAAGACGATGCTCGTGGATGACTCCCTGTCCGTCGTGGGCTCCACCAACATGGACCCGCTGGCGTTGACGACGTTGGAGGAGTGCTCGGTGGTGGTGGAGGACGTGGCGCTGGCGGCGCAGCTCGCCGCATCCTTTGAGAAGGATTTACGCCACTCGCGGGAGATTCACTGGAGCGGGTGGAAGCGGCGCGGGCTCTTGCAGAAGCTGGGCGAGCGGCTGCCGTGGTTCATCGGCAGTTTTCTCTGA